The genomic segment GGTCTGGTGGCGCGCCCGGGGCGGGTCACCAGCGTCCGGGGCGGGTCGCCGGCCGGTGCGTACGGCAGCGGGCCGGCACCTGCTCGGTGGGCGGGTTGCCGCGGTGGAGGGAGTGAGGCAGATGGTGTCCGGGCGCGGCGGGGAGCTGGCCGTCGCGGCGCTGTCCGGGTACGGCATCGGCGAGGTGTTCACGCCGGCCGGCGAGCACGTCCCCGCGATTCACGATGCGGCCCGGGCGGCCCGGATGCGCGTCGTGGAGGTACGGCACGAGCAGACCGCGGTGTTCGCGGCGGAGGCGGTGGCGACCCTGCGGCGCCGGCCCGGACTGGCGGTGCTCGGCGCCGGCCCCGGTGTGACGAACGCGGTCTCGGCGATCACCGCCGCGCACTTCAACGGCGCCCCGGTGGTGGTACTGGCCGGTCGGGCGCCGCGGTGGCGCTGGGGTTCGGGCAGCCTGCCGGCGCTGGACCACGTCGCGATCGTCGGGTCGGTGACCAGGTCGGCGGCCACCTGTACGGAGGTGCGCAACATCGGCACCGACGTGCGGGCCGCGGTGCTGGCGGCGCTGACCCCGCACCGCGGGCCGGCGTTCCTCGACCTGCCGATGGACGTGGTGTTCTGTGCGGGCGAGGCCGAGCTGCCGCCGGCGACGCTGCCGCCGCCGATCGAGCCGGACCCGGCGGCGGTGGCCCGGGCCGGTGCGCTGCTGGCGGCGGCGGAACGGCCGGTGATCGTCGCCGGTTCCGACGTGTACACCGGGGACGCGATCGCCGCGCTGCGCGAGTGCGCGGAGACCTGGCGGGTCCCGGTGTTCGGCACCGGGCTGGCGCGCGGCGCGCTGCCCGCCGGCCATCCGCTCGCCTTCCGCAGCTGCAAGCGGGCCGCGCTGGCCCGGGCGGACCTGGTCGCGGTCCTCGGTACCGCGCCCGACCTGCGGCTCGGCGGCGGTACCGGGGCCCGCCTGATCCACGTCGTCGACGCGCCACCGGCCGGCGCTCCGGCCGACCCGCCGAACGACGACGACACCGTGTGGGTGGCCGGCGACCTGCGGCTGGTGCTGTCCGCGATGGCCGACCACCGCGGCGTGCGGGCCGACCACGCGGACTGGATCGAGCTGTTGCGCGTCGCCGAGGACACCGCCCGGGCACAGGAGGCCGGCCACCTCGCCGACGATCGCGAACCGATCCGGTCCGCCCGGCTGTACGCGGAGCTGCGCCGGGCGCTGACCGACGAGGCGATCATCGTCGGCGACGGCGGCGACGTGGTGTCCGCCGCGGCCCGCCACCTCGATGTCGGCCGGCCCGGCAGCTGGCTGGACGGCGGCCGGTACGGCAACGGTGGCGCCGGCCTCGGGTACGCGCTCGGCGCCGCGCTGGCCTGCCCGGACCGCCCGGTGTGCGGGCTGCTCGGTGACGGTGCCGCCGCCGGCTCGGTACTGGAGGTCGAGTCGCTGGTCCGGCACCACCTGCCGGTCGTGCTGGTGGTCGGCAACAACGGCAGCATCGGTACCGCCGGGCTGCGCGGCGCTGACGACCGGACGCCCGGCCTGCGGCTGGAGAAGGTGGTGGCCGCGCTCGGCGGCGCCGGCGAGACCGTCGCGACCGCGCGCCAACTCGCCCCGGCGCTGCGCCGGGCGTTCGAGTCCCGGGTGCCGTACCTGCTCAACGTGCTCATCGAACCGCGGGCGGACCCGGCGTAGCCTTGCGCCGCAGGGCTCGGCGCCGCGCCGGCGCCGAGCCCTGCCCCCGATGCTCGGGCGTGCCCGCAACCCGCCGGCCGGCGAGCGGCGGGACGCCCTGGCGCGATCAGTGCACGCTGACGTCGTCGACGTGGACGGCGCTCTGCCCGTACCAGCCGTGCACGAAGACCTGCACGGTGCCGCTGCCGCCGGTGGTGAAGGTGGTCGACAGCTTCGTGTAGGCGCCGGCGCTGGTCCAGGTGCTGGCGTCGGTCGCGGCTCCGGTGGTGCCGAGGAACGCGTAGTCGCCCTGCACGCAGGCGCTGAGCGTGTAGGTCGTGTTCGCCGCGAGCGTCACCGACTGGCTGCAGGTGGCGTTGTCGGACGAGGTGGGCGCCAGCTTCAGCGCGCCGGAGCCGCCGTGGGTGGGCGACGACACGATGCTGCCGGTGCCGCCGGTGCACGTCCACGGGGCGAGCGAACCGGTCTCGAAGTCGCCGTTGGTCAGGCCGCCTCCGGCCGGCGGCGGGCTGGTGGGTGGTGTCGTGGTGGGCGGGGTCGTCGGGGCGGACCCACCGCCGTTGAACGCGGCGAACGTGTGGCTGAAGTACCAGGTGTCCTGCTGGATGCCG from the Actinocatenispora thailandica genome contains:
- a CDS encoding thiamine pyrophosphate-binding protein; translation: MRQMVSGRGGELAVAALSGYGIGEVFTPAGEHVPAIHDAARAARMRVVEVRHEQTAVFAAEAVATLRRRPGLAVLGAGPGVTNAVSAITAAHFNGAPVVVLAGRAPRWRWGSGSLPALDHVAIVGSVTRSAATCTEVRNIGTDVRAAVLAALTPHRGPAFLDLPMDVVFCAGEAELPPATLPPPIEPDPAAVARAGALLAAAERPVIVAGSDVYTGDAIAALRECAETWRVPVFGTGLARGALPAGHPLAFRSCKRAALARADLVAVLGTAPDLRLGGGTGARLIHVVDAPPAGAPADPPNDDDTVWVAGDLRLVLSAMADHRGVRADHADWIELLRVAEDTARAQEAGHLADDREPIRSARLYAELRRALTDEAIIVGDGGDVVSAAARHLDVGRPGSWLDGGRYGNGGAGLGYALGAALACPDRPVCGLLGDGAAAGSVLEVESLVRHHLPVVLVVGNNGSIGTAGLRGADDRTPGLRLEKVVAALGGAGETVATARQLAPALRRAFESRVPYLLNVLIEPRADPA